From a region of the Sander lucioperca isolate FBNREF2018 chromosome 8, SLUC_FBN_1.2, whole genome shotgun sequence genome:
- the LOC116062630 gene encoding galactose-specific lectin nattectin-like isoform X2 — MTSVFPLAVLLCLSSGLLAAYDAPSCPTGWTQFGSRCFSFNIGPKSWPDAETFCQTAGGHLASIHSNEEHIFIRNYIKGVSGSYRHSWIGGTDAVQEGTWLWSDGSKMTYKSWNAGEPNNAGGAENCLEMNWGGANWNDWACTNQASLVCSKNLCV; from the exons ATGACGTCAGTCTTTCCGTTGGCTGTGTTGCTCTGTTTGTCCAGCGGACTGTTGGCTGCATAT GATGCACCTTCCTGCCCTACTGGTTGGACTCAGTTTGGCTCTCGCTGTTTCAGTTTCAACATCGGACCAAAGAGTTGGCCCGATGCAGAG ACCTTCTGCCAGACTGCTGGTGGGCATCTGGCTTCCATCCACTCAAATGAGGAACATATATTTATCAGGAACTACATTAAGGGAGTGTCCGGTTCATACAGGCATTCCTGGATCGGAGGCACTGACGCAGTGCAG GAGGGTACGTGGTTGTGGTCTGATGGATCCAAAATGACCTACAAAAGCTGGAATGCGGGGGAGCCTAACAACGCTGGTGGAGCGGAGAACTGTCTTGAAATGAACTGGGgtggag CAAACTGGAACGACTGGGCTTGTACCAACCAGGCTTCTTTAGTGTGCTCCAagaacctgtgtgtgtaa
- the LOC116062630 gene encoding galactose-specific lectin nattectin-like isoform X1 produces MTSVFPLAVLLCLSSGLLAAYDAPSCPTGWTQFGSRCFSFNIGPKSWPDAETFCQTAGGHLASIHSNEEHIFIRNYIKGVSGSYRHSWIGGTDAVQEGTWLWSDGSKMTYKSWNAGEPNNAGGAENCLEMNWGGENWNDGACTNQLPFVCSKNLKLERRTLYLPGFFRVLQEHFLQCGAA; encoded by the exons ATGACGTCAGTCTTTCCGTTGGCTGTGTTGCTCTGTTTGTCCAGCGGACTGTTGGCTGCATAT GATGCACCTTCCTGCCCTACTGGTTGGACTCAGTTTGGCTCTCGCTGTTTCAGTTTCAACATCGGACCAAAGAGTTGGCCCGATGCAGAG ACCTTCTGCCAGACTGCTGGTGGGCATCTGGCTTCCATCCACTCAAATGAGGAACATATATTTATCAGGAACTACATTAAGGGAGTGTCCGGTTCATACAGGCATTCCTGGATCGGAGGCACTGACGCAGTGCAG GAGGGTACGTGGTTGTGGTCTGATGGATCCAAAATGACCTACAAAAGCTGGAATGCGGGGGAGCCTAACAACGCTGGTGGAGCGGAGAACTGTCTTGAAATGAACTGGGgtggag AAAACTGGAACGATGGGGCTTGTACCAACCAGCTTCCTTTCGTGTGCTCCAAGAACCT AAAACTGGAAAGACGCACGTTGTACCTACCAGGCTTCTTTCGTGTGCTTCAAGAACACTTTCTTCAATGTGGGGCAGCCTGA
- the LOC116062631 gene encoding ladderlectin-like, translating into MMTLFNFFPQMTSVFPFALLLCLSSGLLTAYGQASCPPDWTQFGSRCFAFYSETKTWIDAETFCQTAGGHLASIHSDEENTFLKDYINQVTGTYTQAWIGGSDAVQVFTWMWTDGSNFDYTSWAAGEPDDAGGKEKCLEMNWNDNWNDLTCNNPLSFVCSKNSV; encoded by the exons ATGATGACTTTGTTTAACTTCTTTCCACAGATGACATCAGTCTTTCCGTTTGCTTTGTTGCTCTGTTTGTCCAGCGGACTGTTGACTGCATAT GGTCAAGCTTCCTGTCCTCCTGATTGGACTCAGTTTGGCTCTCGCTGTTTCGCTTTCTACAGCGAGACAAAGACCTGGATTGATGCAGAG ACCTTCTGCCAGACCGCTGGTGGGCATCTGGCTTCCATCCACTCAGATGAGGAAAATACATTCCTCAAAGACTATATCAACCAAGTGACTGGTACATACACACAGGCCTGGATTGGAGGCAGTGACGCAGTGCAG GTGTTTACATGGATGTGGACTGATGGATCCAACTTTGACTACACAAGCTGGGCTGCGGGGGAGCCTGACGATGCCGGTGGAAAGGAGAAATGTCTTGAGATGAACTGGAAtg ATAACTGGAACGACTTGACTTGTAACAACCCACTTTCTTTCGTGTGCTCCAAGAACAGCGTGTAA